DNA from Mustela erminea isolate mMusErm1 chromosome 18, mMusErm1.Pri, whole genome shotgun sequence:
ATGACCACCAGAGTGCATCTCGGAAGTCTCCAaaagaatttttgtatgttgaagtGGACTTACAGGATCCTGAGGGTCGGGCTAGGATGGCCTTAGCCAAGCATCAACATCAAAGCAGCTGAGTCCCTAGAGCAGGGTCCCTCTGCCTGATTCAAGGACCCACCAACAAGCCGGAGAGAAGTAGGGAAATTTAACGAAtgttcctctgcctctgtttcccacgtCAGTACTTATGCTCATAATTGCTGTGGGTTCGTGGGTATAGACACAGGACAAAACACCAAATTTACACCCGAAGTGTGTACCATTGATTGTAAGTCGAGTGTACTTCAGGAACGGAATGCGGTACAGGGGCGTCCCACCCCTGAACGCCGCCAGCAATGAGACGCTCCCTGCCTCGGGGCTGGCCCATCCCACCTCCAGGCAGCTTTGACTTTAAGCTTCGTTCACCACACAGGTGAGCTCTGTCCTCTTTTTGTGGGGGTGACGGTTTTGAACCCCAGGCACAATGATAGCTTTGAGCTGGCTCAGTGGAGCCCGTGGAGCCCACAGAGCCCACAGAGCAGTGACTAACACGCGTTCTCAGCAGTCACCCCGGGCATCAGTAGACAGAACTTCTGTTGGTCTACAAGAGAGAAAAGTAGTTCGAAGGCACTGGAGGGCTTTGTCCTCTGTTGGGAGGATCACACGGCCAAAGTGCCCTGGGCTCGGTAGCCCAGCCTTTCCAACTGCGTCTCCTACCTCGCTTCTCTGGCCACCATGTCTCCCTTGATTCTAGCTGTGTGCTCTCCCAGCTATTATGGGTTAAAAGGTGACAAAATGTATTTTGCTCGAGACACTAAAAAATCAAGAGGAGCTCAGATCTTAGCTGGAGAGAAGTAGGAGCTGTAGCCtttgaacatttaatttttttttttaagattttgcttatttatttgacagacagagatcacaagtaggcagagagagagagaggaggaagcaggctccccgctgagcagagagcccgatgcggggctcgatcccaggaccccgagatcatgacctgagccaaaggcagaggccttaacccactgagccactcacgcgCCCCGGAGCTGTAGCCTTTGATGACGTAGCCTTAGAAGTCACACATCACCATGTTCTAATGATtggagcaaacacacacacacacacacacacacacacacacacacacacgcgcgcatgTCCCAGGGGAGGTAACCGGACCCCACCTCTCCATTAGTGACATTGAAGACGACCAGGCCCACACGGGTAGGGTAGACTTTGGTtagccatctttggaaaatacaatgcATCCCACCCTTGGAGCACTTTAATACCCTTTGCCCTAGAGGTGTCTGACTCACAGTCAGGCTTGCATCATCCCAACCTAGAAGAGAGGGTCAGCTCCttatctggctctctgcccatCAGCCCTGGTTCTCAGAAGTCATGAGTGATCATTTGTCACTGCGGATCATAGACGTTGGAAACGTTGCTGATTCCTTGGATTTGGGGGCAGGTCTGCAAAGGGTAAGCTGACGAGGCCGGGACCCATGCCACGGGGTGTCTGGGAACCAGGGAACCAGGCCCCCACTGAACACAAGCAAGTTCACCTGCTCACATCAACACTCCCACTTAGAAGAAGCCATCCCTGGTCCCAGGGGCGGAGCCGTCTAGGAGGCTGCCCATGTTTCATGTCTGCCGTCCACCCACCCTGGTCCCGCTTTTCTGGCTCGCTTTCGAATGGGGCACCCAAGGGGGATCAGGTGGAGGAGGAAGGTAGCCTCCTCCTTAGGAGAGATGTGAGGGGAGGGCAAGTTGAAGGTGCCGGAAGCAAGAAGGGTGGGGTGCCAAGGGGTGCCAGCATTGCTGTGTTCCGGTGAATCCATCTGACATGACTTCTGTCTCTCCTTAAAGTAAGCTGCTTAGAGAGGCCCGTGTGAACTGCGTCAAAGAATTCATTCGCGGGTCTGGGATTTAAGGCTCCCATTGGCCAAGGTGCTGCCGGGGTGGTAAGGCCTGGGCTGAAGCTCGGTGGCTTTTCTAAATCATTGCCTCAGGGCCCTTCTAGAAGGCAGGCAGTACCCGCCCGCCCGGACGATGAGAACAGTACACACTTGAGCTTGAAGCCATGCCCTTCCTGAAATCCAGGCCCTAATCTTGGAACAGGGGGAGTAAGGGAGTCCCCCCAAGCCCATGATCCCGGCACTGTGGTGGGCTGTCTGCATGTCAGGAGCGGGTGGGCCCCAGCATGGCGGGGAACTGGGAGAGAGAGCGTCGGAGGGGGAGGAAAGCCGGAGGGGAGCATGACTCAAGGGTCCTTGAGTCAtgagtcctggctctgtccctggTTTCCTAGCAACTGCTGCTGAGCCCATGGTTGCTAGGCAACGTGAGGCCATCCAGGCAGCTGGGGGAGGTCCTCCGTGGGCGTGGGCACTGATGGGAACATGAGCCACAGGCCACTGTGGACCCTGAGAGTGGCCCCTGGTTCCCACCTATTAATTGCTTCTGTTGCTcaaaaaaataacataacaaTGGTACACGGAGcctggaaaaaggagaaaacgATCACCCCATGATCTCGCCATCCAGACAGCGCGAAAAGGACCCTCTTTACCTTCCCAGTTCTGGCCTCTCTCTACAGGAATACATTTCCGTGGCGTTGACATCCTAGCACGTGTGGTTTTAAGTCCTGCCTATCCCACGTTGACTGGGATCATCACAAGGACCCTCCAAGAGTCTCAGTCCTTCCGTGTGAAGACGGTGTGGGGTTCCATCCGGTGGGTACGTTCACTGAACCCCTGTCCTCCCTATCTAACCCTGAGTTGGCTTCCAACGATGTTTGGCCATGATGAGCAATCCGGCAAGAGACGTCCTTCTACAAGGAGCTTTTCTTTAGTCTTGGATCCTTGGCTCTACATCAGTAGTAAGAGGCGAGGGGCTACTGTGAAAGGACGTGAGTGTCCGTGTGACGTTCTGGGTCCTGCTCAGTGGCTCCCCTCTGAGGCTCACACGGGCTCTGAGGCTCAGGGGCTCCCCAGTGCTCACACGGGGTCCTGGATCCCCCAGCCAGGTTCTTGGCCACCTGCTCCCCTGTCCCCCGGAGCCCCAGGCCGCATACAGCAAACACCATACGAGCAGAGACCAGAATGGTCCTTGTGCTCTGCAGGGTTCCCCAGGTCTGTGCTCGGAACCCTGAGACTGCCATGCGCATGAGCTCAAGGAAGCCTGCTGGAGAACTCGGTCACCAGACCTGCCAGACGAAGGACCAGATCCAGTAGAGATCAGTCGAATCAGCTCCACCCGGGAGAACCTGACCCTCAGAACTGCAAACAAAACCCATgcttttcgttttgttttgtcttgttttgcccAGCTGGTATCTAAGAAGTGAAAACTCAGCGAGGTTGGTTTTTTAAGACCATGGCCTTTTTGAAGGATGACTCTCCTGTCACAAGAGTCCCCCACGTTACATGGACACAGCGATGAATTGTAGAAAAATTCAAGAGCTGCATAACCACCACCAGCGCTGGGGTTGAGGACGTGCTTGTCCCTCCGGAAAGCGGCCCTGAGGCCCTCCGTGGTTCCTCGCCTCCCGCCCCGGCAATCCCCCATCTGCTTTCCATCTCTATAAATGAGTGTGTCTGTCCTGGGTATTTCTTGCAAGCGGGACCATACAGTCTGGTCTTGTGCACCTGGCTTTTCTGCACTTACTGAAATGTTTCTGAGTTTCCTCCAGGATGCAGCTCTCTCTATTGTGAAGTATCCCCCCCGTGGCACGGCTAAGCCACCTCGGGTCACCCGCTTACCGCTTATCACCTGAAGAGCATCCACATTGCTCCCGGGTCGCCGCTGTTACCGGCCACGCCGCCGCCGTGGACCTTCCCGGACAGTCCCTGCTTCCGCGTGAAAACCCGTCTTCCTGTCACATGGGCAGTCGCTGGCAGTGGAATTCCTGACACTGACACATGTGTGTTTAGATTTTTATGAAACTGCCGAACTGCTTTTCCAAAGCCACCCCACCTTTCTCACATTCCCGCAGGAGCGTGGGAGGGTCGTAGCCTCTCCACCTGCCTGCCGTCTGGAAGTTCTGGCAGCTGACGGGACCGGGGAGGGGGTTGAGATGTGAGTCTGCTGCTGCCAACCGCTATTCATCCCTCCCCTTCCTTACTCATTTCACAAATACTATCTGGGCCCTGCGGCTCTGTGGTGGGTTCTGGCACAGCCAGGGATCCATGGCAACACTGCAGGGTGGAGAGACGGAGAGCTCCCTCGGACATGTCCCCTGCGCTCCGGACCTGCTTTCCCCTCGGCCTTTCCCTTACCGGAGGCCATGAGCTCCATGATGACAGTCTGAGCCTGACAGCATACCCCCCCCTTTCCCCGGACCCCAAAAGCCCTCGTGGCTTTTCCCCCCCCCGCATTCCACAGGGGTACCCTGCTGGCCTTGGAACCCCGGTGTCTGAAGCCTGTGGCAGCGACAGTGGAAGGCAGGGAAGGGCCTGGGAGATGCCCAGAGGGGCCTGAGTAGAAAGTACCAGCCCGCACGTACTCAAACCGCCAACTGCTGGCAGGACTGGGTTTGGGGCCCAGGATCACTGCAGGGACAGATGTACCCGCAGGGAGgggccaggaaggaggaagaaggaaggaaaggctcTGTCCATCTCTGGGCCCTGGGATAGCAGAGggagtctttgttttgttccccGTTTTTGCCTACAGGGCTTTTTAACTTTCAGGTTTGCGACAAggattatgtgtttatttgtttttttttatgtattgcattttagatttaaaaaaaaaaaaacagaaacagaaagacccgttaaaaaaaatttttttaagattttatttatttatttgacagaaagaaagatcacaggtaggcagagaggcaggcagagagagagggaagcaggctccctgctgagcggagagcccgatcccgggctcgatcccaggaccctgagatcatgacctgagccgaaggcagcggcttaacccactgagccacccaggcgccccccaaaaaatacttcttttaaaaagacaaatacagggcgcctgggtggctcagtgggttaagccgctgccttcggctcaggtcatgatctcagggtcctgggatcgagtcccgcgtcgggctctctgctgagcagggagcctgcttccctctctctctctctctctgcctgcctctccgtctacttgtgatttctctctgccaaataaataaataaataaaatctttaaaaaaaaaaaaaaagacaaatacaaataaaaataattaatattaaaaatggtaACGATGGAAATAAAAAGACGAATACATCCCCAGGGAAGCCCCGCGCGCAGCTGGGGTCCAGGCCAGCCCAGCCTCGAGCAGGGGGATCCCCGCCCGCGGCTCTCATCCCAGctccgcgccccgcgccccgagCCGCGTTGCCATGGGAACAGGCCGGCGCCGCGGCGCGGGGAGGAGCCGGGGGAGGCGCGCGGCCGAGCGGTCCCCGCCCCTCCGCAGGCAGAGCCTCGGCGCAGCCCGGCCGCCGCCCACCGAGCTCCGGCCCGCGACCCCCTAGCTCCTCGCCTATGGCGGCCCCGCTCTTCCCGCGCCAGCCCTGGGCCCCCGCGCCCACCCGTTCGGACCCAGCCGACGATGCTGGCGGCCTGTTCGACGAGCCGCCCCCGGAAGAGCCCCCTGCGGCCCGCGCGCCccgggcggtggcggcggcgggcaGGAGGGCCGGTCGGCGCGCGGGCGGCAGGGCGCAGGGAGCCCGCTCCGGGCAGCCCCTCAAGGCCGCGGCGCGCACCCTGCCCGAGGAGGAGGCGCCCGCGCGGGACGAGGGCTGCTACCTCGACCATTTCCCGCACCTCTCCGTCTTCATCTACGCGGCCATCGCCTTCTCCATCACCTCCTGCATCTTCACTTACATCCACCTGCAGCTGGCCTGAGCGgcccgggccggggccggggacgcggggggcggggggcgggacgGGAAACCGGGGCTCGGCGCGGCTGTGCTGGAGACGCGCCGCGCCCTTCGTCTGGCTTCGGATGCTTGCTGCTTTTGTCCTGTGTTGTCACTGCCCTTGTGTCCTGCTCTTCTAGGGGCACGTCTGAAGTAGCGGCCGTAGTGGAAGGAGGATCCGTCCGCCCCCGAGATCAGGGGAGCGGGCGGTCATCCCCCCCGCGCTTGGAGGAGCGGGGTGCGGCTCACGGTTAGGATCATGTCCCTGGACCCCACACTTCCTGAGGTGCGAGCAGGCGCAGCGAGCCCAACTTTCGGTTTCTTAAGGGACGAGCTTCGGGAGAGGGCCCCGCGGGAAGGGAGGGTCGCGCCCTGGCACGGACTGGGCCGGAGCCCTGTGATGCTgcatcgccccccacccccaccgtccGGAGCACAGCCAAGCGCCCGGGAGCTGGAGGACCTGAGCGCCCCGCGGACGCCGCGGGAGCGCAGGACACGGTGAGTGGAGATCGTCCGGGGGTGCGTCGCCGCGTCCCCAGGGGCGTGAGCTGACCCACACCTTGCGTTTTTCCTGCCTTAGGCTTTGCTGCCGCGCTCCCGGGCTTGGCCGAGACCCACAGCTGGAGGGCTTGTCCTGGCAGGAGGCCACGCTGTCGTCGCGTCCTGGATGGCGTGGGACCCACGGCTGCAGACCTCCGGGGACGCGGGCCCCTCGCTCGCGGATGGCGCAGGATGAGACGGAGTGGGGCCCGGGTGGGGTGCGCGGGAGAGCTCTCTCTGCGTCTCTGGCGCCTTCAAGCGGGACCTGAGCACTGCCACAACACTGAGACCCAAGACCAGGGTGTGGGGTATCTGTCATTAGCCAGAATTCCTGCGGAGAACGAAGGGGGTTGTCATCTCAGACAGCAAAGGCCTAACACGGAAGCCCACCTCGGGAGTTCCTCACCTACCCGCCATCCCTTTTTTGCTCATGAATGTCAGAGTCCTCAACTCAGCTCTCTCCTGCGTTACCTGGAAATGTCTGTTTTACTTCTGAGGAAATAAATCCCTTTTTCAGTCTCCTGGATACTGAGTTCTCTCTTAATTTGGGGCCAAACTGTGGGCCCGCCAAGCTTCCCAGTCTGCTGCGTTTCACCCCATAATCCTGAGAGCATCCCTTCTGTCCCTCTCAAACAGGTGTGTCCCATCATCAGCCTTCCCAGGTGTCGCCTTTCCCTCCACTAAACAGCCCCACGGGCTATTCTCCCTATCAGGCTCCTGGGAAATGCCAGCATCCAGGTCTGCTCCCTCCCTGCGGGTCTGTGACTGTCCCCTATGGCTTCACCAGCCACCCCTCAGATTGAGTCCCCGCCTGCTTCCATTATCAAGATGCTTCTGCACCAGTATGGTCCCCCAACTAAGATCTAGAATCCCCCCCACCCTTTCACCCAGCTTGTGTCTTTATAAACTCAGCGTAATCCAGTACCAGAGCCTCGTCGCTTCCCAGTCCTGTGCTCCGGTGACCCACACCACCGCAGGGCTCAGTGTCGCCTCTCTGCATTTCGCTTCAGTGCTGCAAATAGGATGCCCACTGTTCCCCACAATCAGCCCGTGCTTTACACCCCCAGTTTAACAATGGTGGCTCTGTTCCCCCAAAATTAAGTCTCCAAGGCACCCGTAGTAGGTACCTCTCACTGGTTTTCCTGCCTTCGGTCTTGGATATTGGATCTCCTACTGACTTTAATATTGACTAACCACTGAGTCCCAGTAGGGAGCTCCGTGTTCTCCAGACACTGCCACTGTTCCCATCCACACATCTTGTAGAACCCTCATTCGACAGTCCTTCTGGGACGACTCAGGATATGATCCCCCAGTACTCTCCCCTCCGCTCTTGCCCAGAGAGTAGGATCTCCCGCCATTCCCTGAACCAGAGTCCCCTGTTCCTCAATATACACCTCCACATCCTACCCCAAACTCCACTCTCCAGCTCCCGTTGCCTCTACAGCCTGAATGTAGGCTCCagtactctccccaatgtccagtCCCATTTGGCTCCCTTATTTCAGGATTCACGGTGTGGCTCCCCCAACACTAGGAATACCACTGCCTCTCTGATACAGTGCTCCAGGCTTCCCTAACATTCTCCGCATCACTGCTGTCCTCAGTACTAGGCTGCCCCCACTCCCGGACTGAATTGCGTTCTTCCCATACACCCATATTCTCCCCCTGTAAGTCCTCCCTTTCTCCATACCCTGATTTTCCTGAAGCTCCTGAAATTTCCCGTATCTCCTTGAAATTCCTGATTCCACTGGGCTCTGGTGGGAGCTTGGCCCACGTTTTTTAACCAATATTAAATTTCTGTCCTTCCACCATCTGTGTGTACTTTCTGCGTCCCTTTATGCCTGACCTGGCCAGTTTCTTCTTACACAGCTCAAATATCCCTTATCCCCTGCACTGCCCACTTACTTTCACAGTTGCTGCTTCTCTACACGGAGCTCTGAACTGTCCTCCAACTTCTGGGCTTCTGATGGAAGGTTCCTTTGTCGCGAATATCCGGCCTCTCCACTCAAGTACGAATGGGCTGTCTTTTCAGGGTTCAACCATCAAAACCAAATGGGTCCATTTGGGAGATGCTTTGGCCACGTTGCTGAAGAATCAAATCTGGAGAGCGTCCTCCTGACTGAGCTAGGGTCACGCGCCCACCTTTGGCCGGAAGGCGGAAGAGCTAACTTGACACACAGCCCTGTGAAGATAGGATGTGATAGGAAAGGTTTCCCAACGGAAACTGAAGTCACCACCACCACGGAGGGTGGGCCGGCAAAAATCACGAGACATCCGGTAACGCGACTCTCAGCAGATCACAACTGACGGCGGGAGAGACTACTGTTGTGGGCAACTTGTCCTATGACATGCTGAGCTGCCGGGGGGTGGGTAGGCACGTGGAGGCAGTGACGTGAACAGTGGTTTCTGGATACCATGGGACAGTAGGAAGTTTATGTTGGGGGACACGGTGGGAATTCAGCCGTAATCAGAAGAAATGgatccatttttttaagtgtttcattttttcttgggTATCTAGCACTGGAGATAGTCATTATTAGCAGGACAGCTAAAACCCTGACCTCCATGGAGCCCACTGTGTTAAAATGGAACTTATGGTGTGACAGCGCGATGTCTTACCTGGCCTGAAAGCTCTCGACCCCGTGaggagtttcttttatttttcccattttgtagatgaggaaacagacataGGGGAAGtgatgtggccaaggtcacaaGACCTGTGAAGGACTAGATGACCCCAGGCATTGTTTCTGGAGTGTGTAGTCTCATTGTTCTTAGAGCGTCATAGCTCTAAGTGACATAGAATTCACATGCCACAGATCTGATGCATTTAGTATCAATATTAGGATATGCCATTACCCTGAAAGGAAACCCTACCTTCACCCCTTACCCATCTCCCTGCAACCAccgccacccacccccatccctagGCAAACCCTAATCGACTTCCTGTCTCCGTGGCCTTGCCTGGTCTGCACATCCCCTGTAAATGGGATCCTGCAGCATGTGGTCCTTTGTTACTGGCTCCTTTCATGTAGCACGACGTCTTAGCAACGTGTGGCGATGCCTCATTTCTACTGCTAAGCGATATTCCCTGTACAGGTAGACGGGGTAGACCGGGTAGACCCCATTTTACTCTCCGGATGGATACACTGTGTTCAGTTGGGTTGGTTCCCTTTTTGTTACTGTGACTAACGCTGCTGTGAACGTTCACGTACAATGTTGTGTGTGCAGACACAGGTTTTCATTCCTCTAGGTGTGGCATTACTGATTCACAGGGCAAATGGACGTTTAGCCATTCAGGAAACTGCaagactgtttcccaaagtgactgcgccattttacattctcaccagaaTCGCAGCAGGGTTCTGCGCTCTCCACTGCATTGACAAAACctatcttttccttttgtaagTCATAACCTCAGTGTGTGTGAAGTGGAGTCCctttgtagctttgatttgcattttcctgacggCAATGACATCtgcatcttttcctgtgcttgtCAGCTGTTTACCTTCGAAGAAGCATCTAGTCAggtcttctactcattttttaaatcatgacatttgaaaaaatgcaaaaaagaaaaaagttggggggcacctgcctgcgtcagactcttgatctcagagtcatgagttcgagccccatgttgggtgtagagattacttatataaaccatgccccccccaaaaaaatcaaaaacataaaactgagCCATTTGTCTTGAAttctaggagttctttatgtgttCTGAATAAAGCCCATCATCAGGAATTATTTGCAAAATGGTTCTCCCATTTTGTGGTTTGCCTTTTAACTTTTGGGACAGTGTCTTCAACACCCAGGGTGTTTTAAATCTTGATGATGtcgtttatctttttttttccctttgttgtttgtgttttgggCGTCTAAGAAGCCACTGCCTAATTCAAGTTCAGGAAGAGTTAAGCCTGGGTTTTCTCCCAGTTCTATAGTGCGAGCACTTACGTtcagatctttgatccatttgggGTGCGTTTTTTGTGCGTTTTCATGTCCACCAACAGTGGACAGGGTATGCATGAAGCCTGAAGAGGCAGGGCCTTGGAAAGCCTCTTCATACCGCCATGCTGGGCCCAAACCCGTGGGGGCAAAAACTCCTTCATTCAGGGCCTCCCCATGTGTCTCTTCACCTGGCTGTTGAGTTGCATATCCTTTGAAGTACACCGGTGGTCTAATGGGCACACAGGTCTCCCGAGTACTGTGAGTCTCTCCAGCAAATGACGGAGCCCAAGGACAGGGCCACGGGAACCTGGGATGGACAGCCAGGCGGACGGAAGCCCAGGTTAGTGACCAGGACTTGTGGCCGGCGTGTGAGGAGCAGGGCAGCCATGCTGGACTGAGCCCCGGAACCTGATGAATCTGTTATGGCCAAGTAGGCAGGTCAGGATTGAGTCAAA
Protein-coding regions in this window:
- the LOC116577102 gene encoding uncharacterized protein LOC116577102 isoform X2 yields the protein MAAPLFPRQPWAPAPTRSDPADDAGGLFDEPPPEEPPAARAPRAVAAAGRRAGRRAGGRAQGARSGQPLKAAARTLPEEEAPARDEGCYLDHFPHLSVFIYAAIAFSITSCIFTYIHLQLA
- the LOC116577102 gene encoding uncharacterized protein LOC116577102 isoform X1; the encoded protein is MSLDPTLPEVRAGAASPTFGFLRDELRERAPREGRVAPWHGLGRSPVMLHRPPPPPSGAQPSARELEDLSAPRTPRERRTRLCCRAPGLGRDPQLEGLSWQEATLSSRPGWRGTHGCRPPGTRAPRSRMAQDETEWGPGGVRGRALSASLAPSSGT